One Streptomyces sp. CG4 genomic window, TCGGCTACCGGGACTTGGGCCCGCACGCGGCGACGAGGTGATCCCCGTCTGCCCCCCGCGGCCGGGCGCTCAGTGCAGCGCCGGCAGGCCGCGCTCGGCGGAGTTCATGAAGTCGAGCATCAGACGATTGGTCCGCTCCGCGTGGTCGATCTGCGGTCCGTGCCCGGTGCGGGAGATGATCTCGGCCCGGGCGCCGGGGATCAGCCGGGGAACGCGTTCCACCTGGCGGTCCGGGTGGACCAGGAGGCTGCGCCTGCCGAGCACCAGATACAACGGGGTGCGGACGGCGGCCAGTTCGGCCTCGGTCAGGGGCTGGGGCGCGGGTCGGCGTATGCGGTAGGCGCGCACCCCCGCCCTGACCATGGCGCGCAGCTCCGGCACGACGAGGACCGGCTGCTCCAGCCAGGACGCGAGGCGGGGCCGCAGCGACTTCGGAGCGAAGGTCGCGAACAGGCTGACGAAGATCCAGACGAAGAAGCGCAGCCCCACCTTCTCCAGACCACCGGGATCGAGCAGCGTGACCGAGGCGAGGCGCTCCGGCCCGCGGTACGCCTGGTTCAGCGCGAGCCACCCGCCGTACGAGGAGCCGACCAGATGCACCCGGTCGAGCCCCAGCCCGGCGAGTGTCTCGTCCAGCCAGCGGGCGGCGTCCGTCGGCTCGTGCAGGGGCGCGCACTGCACGCTGCGCCCCGGGTCGCCCGGGGTGTCGATGGCGTAGACGGGCCGTTCGGCGCTGAGGGCGGGGGTGTTCGGGTACCACATGGCGGAGCAGGAGCCGGCGCCGTGGACGAGGACGACGGGGGTGCGCTCCCGGGCTGCCGGGTCCTCGGGGTCGTAGCGGTAGACGTGCGTGGTCCCGTACGACGTCTCCACGTCCTGCTCCCAGGACGTGGCCGCGCCCAGCGCGTACACCGCGTCGCACGCCGCGAAGTAGCGCTCGCGCCAGGCGTCGCTGACGTAGCGGCCGATGTCGGGCCGGGGACGGGTGCTTGCGGACTCGGGCACGGCAACCTCCGGGACAGACGGTCTTTGTGATACGAACGTACCATGTTGGTGGTACGGCTGTACCATAAACGAGTGGCCGGGCCGCCGGAAGCGGCACCGGACGACGAACGCCATCGAGGAGCGGGGAGCCGGACGATGCCCAAGCGCGTGGATCACGCAGAGCGGCGCACCGAGATCGCGGAGGCCCTCGTCCGGGCCGCCGGACGGCTCGGCCTGCACGCGGTGGGGATGCGTGACGTGGCGGCCGAGGCGGGCGTGTCACTCCGCCTGGTGCAGTACTACTTCGAGTCGAAGGAGAAGCTGCTGCTCTTCGGACTGCGCCATCTGGCCGGGAAGTTCGGGGAGCGGGTGTCCGCCCGGGTCCGCGCGGCCGGTGCCGATCCCGGGCCGCGGGCGGTGATCGAGGCGCTGCTGACGGCGGCCCTGCCGGTCGACGAGG contains:
- a CDS encoding alpha/beta fold hydrolase is translated as MPESASTRPRPDIGRYVSDAWRERYFAACDAVYALGAATSWEQDVETSYGTTHVYRYDPEDPAARERTPVVLVHGAGSCSAMWYPNTPALSAERPVYAIDTPGDPGRSVQCAPLHEPTDAARWLDETLAGLGLDRVHLVGSSYGGWLALNQAYRGPERLASVTLLDPGGLEKVGLRFFVWIFVSLFATFAPKSLRPRLASWLEQPVLVVPELRAMVRAGVRAYRIRRPAPQPLTEAELAAVRTPLYLVLGRRSLLVHPDRQVERVPRLIPGARAEIISRTGHGPQIDHAERTNRLMLDFMNSAERGLPALH